Proteins encoded within one genomic window of Fragaria vesca subsp. vesca linkage group LG1, FraVesHawaii_1.0, whole genome shotgun sequence:
- the LOC101299426 gene encoding uncharacterized protein LOC101299426 → MNRRARTAAHRSSPNRSSPFLKFLKPGALAQIRDSRISSSRSHRINWISQIRSTPPMSPPADSGLPQITVAADGFPCFSGRIYGPRCPQRKKLVAGKSVMFLRPSSPVSDSPDPIIDLFSSDILTAH, encoded by the coding sequence ATGAACCGCCGCGCAAGAACCGCCGCCCACCGCTCCTCACCCAACCGGTCCTCACCGTTCCTCAAGTTCCTCAAACCCGGAGCCCTAGCCCAAATCCGAGACTCGCGAATCAGCAGCTCCAGATCTCACAGAATCAACTGGATCTCCCAGATCCGCTCCACTCCGCCGATGTCTCCCCCCGCCGACTCCGGCCTACCTCAAATCACCGTCGCCGCCGACGGATTCCCTTGCTTCTCCGGCAGGATCTACGGCCCGAGATGCCCGCAGAGGAAGAAGCTCGTGGCGGGGAAGTCTGTGATGTTCCTCCGGCCGTCGAGTCCGGTATCCGACTCGCCTGATCCGATTATCGATCTGTTTAGTAGTGACATTCTTACTGCACATTGA
- the LOC101291276 gene encoding uncharacterized protein LOC101291276, whose amino-acid sequence MGNCLMRSNSRVSAQDHEKHDEPAEKEAEVIQQTVTPMSSEKKKKKTVRFNLQEDEDDGGRGIKTGSHDESKSGAVRIRLVVTQEELKQLLDYKNDSISNRSSVEQLLSSLKSRSGRRVSTDQNGASTSNNQSWRPVLESISEDQC is encoded by the coding sequence ATGGGGAATTGCTTGATGAGAAGCAATAGCAGGGTTTCTGCACAAGATCATGAGAAGCATGATGAGCCAGCCGAGAAGGAAGCAGAAGTGATACAGCAGACAGTTACTCCAATGTCGTCGGAGAAGAAGAAGAAGAAGACGGTGAGGTTTAATTTACAAGAAGATGAAGATGATGGTGGTAGAGGAATAAAGACTGGTTCGCATGATGAGTCTAAAAGTGGAGCTGTGAGGATTAGACTGGTGGTGACTCAAGAAGAGTTGAAACAATTACTGGATTACAAGAATGATTCGATTTCAAACCGCTCTTCGGTGGAGCAATTGTTAAGTTCATTGAAATCAAGATCAGGGAGGAGGGTTTCCACGGATCAAAATGGAGCAAGTACAAGTAATAATCAAAGTTGGAGACCAGTTTTAGAGAGTATTTCAGAGGACCAATGTTGA
- the LOC101291564 gene encoding aconitate hydratase 2, mitochondrial-like, which produces MYIATASSSASALLRASRARFFSSSTSTLSRTFLPSPPRASPRSFTAQRLLSSSAATRWSHGVHWRAPYTLRSQIRAIAPVVERVQRRIATMAPESHPFKEHLTSLPKPGGGEYGKFYSLTSLKDPRIDRLPYSIRILLESAIRNCDNFQVKKEDVEKILDWEITAPKQVEIPFKPARVLLQDFTGVPAVVDLAVMRDAMNNLGSDSNKINPLVPVDLVVDHSVQVDVARSENAVQANMELEFSRNQERFAFLKWGSTAFQNMLVVPPGSGIVHQVNLEYLGRVVFNTNGLLYPDSVVGTDSHTTMIDGLGVAGWGVGGIEAEATMLGQPMSMVLPGVVGFKLSGKLNNGVTATDLVLTVTQMLRKHGVVGKFVEFYGGGMGELSLADRATIANMSPEYGATMGFFPVDHVTLQYLKLTGRTDETVAMIEGYLRANKLFVDYNEPESERVYSSYLELDLSQVEPCISGPKRPHDRVTLKDMKADWHACLDNKVGFKGFAIPKEVQDKEVKFSFHGQPAELKHGSVVIAAITSCTNTSNPSVMLGAALVAKKACDLGLRVKPWVKTSLAPGSGVVTKYLLQSGLQKYLNEQGFNIVGYGCTTCIGNSGDLDESVASAITENDIVAAAVLSGNRNFEGRVHPLTRANYLASPPLVVAYALAGTVDIDFDKEPIGTGKDGKSVYFRDIWPSSEEIAQVVQSSVLPEMFRSTYESITKGNPMWNQLSVPETKLYSWDPNSTYIHEPPYFKGMTMDPPGAHGVKDAYCLLNFGDSITTDHISPAGSIHKDSPAAKYLLERGVDRKDFNSYGSRRGNDEVMARGTFANIRLVNKLLNGEVGPKTVHVPSGEKLSVFDAAMKYKSAGQDTIVLAGAEYGSGSSRDWAAKGPMLLGVKAVISKSFERIHRSNLVGMGIIPLCFKAGEDADTLGLTGHERYTIDLPSNISEIKPGQDVTVTTDSGKSFVCTVRFDTEVELAYFNHGGILPYVIRNLSKQ; this is translated from the exons ATGTATATAGCCACAGCCTCCTCCTCTGCCTCCGCTCTTCTCAGAGCTTCCAGGGCACGATTCTTCTCCTCTTCCACTTCCACTCTTTCCAGAACCTTCTTGCCTTCACCGCCTCGGGCCTCGCCGCGTAGCTTCACCGCTCAAAGGCTTCTCAGCTCCTCCGCCGCCACTCGGTGGAGCCACGGCGTCCATTGGCGCGCTCCTTACACGCTTCGCTCTCAGATCAGGGCCATCGCTCCCGTCGTTGAACGCGTCCAGCGTAGGATCGCTACCATGG CTCCGGAAAGTCATCCGTTCAAGGAGCATTTGACAAGTCTGCCGAAGCCTGGAGGCGGCGAGTATGGGAAGTTCTATAGCCTTACTTCACTGAAAGACCCGAGGATCG ATAGGTTGCCGTACTCTATCAGAATCCTGCTTGAATCTGCTATTCGTAATTGTGACAACTTCCAAGTCAAGAAGGAAGATGTTGAGAAGATTCTTGATTGGGAGATTACTGCTCCAAAGCAAGTTGAAATTCCTTTCAAGCCTGCTCGTGTACTCTTGCAG GACTTTACTGGAGTGCCAGCTGTGGTTGACCTTGCTGTAATGCGTGATGCTATGAACAATCTTGGCAGTGATTCGAACAAGATCAATCCCTTG GTTCCTGTTGATCTTGTTGTTGATCACTCCGTTCAAGTTGACGTTGCAAGATCAGAAAATGCAGTGCAGGCAAATATGGAGCTAGAATTCTCGAGAAACCAGGAGAGATTTGCTTTCCTTAAATGGGGGTCTACTGCTTTCCAAAATATGCTTGTTGTTCCACCTGGTTCTGGCATTGTTCATCAG GTTAATCTCGAGTATCTTGGACGGGTTGTGTTCAACACTAACGGCTTACTCTACCCCGATAGTGTGGTTGGAACTGATTCCCATACAACCATGATTGATGGTTTGGGAGTAGCTGGCTGGGGAGTTGGGGGTATTGAAGCAGAAGCTACTATGCTTGGTCAG CCCATGAGCATGGTGTTGCCTGGAGTTGTTGGATTCAAGTTATCTGGAAAGTTGAACAATGGTGTTACTGCTACCGACTTGGTCTTGACTGTCACACAAATGCTGAGGAAGCATGGAGTTGTGGGAAAATTCGTTGAGTTTTATG GGGGCGGTATGGGTGAACTATCTTTAGCTGACAGGGCAACTATTGCCAATATGTCTCCTGAATATGGTGCAACCATGGGTTTCTTCCCAGTAGATCATGTCACTTTACAATATCTCAAATTGACTGGTAGAACTGATGAAACT GTGGCAATGATTGAAGGTTATCTCCGGGCAAATAAATTGTTTGTTGACTATAACGAG CCTGAATCAGAAAGAGTTTACTCATCTTACCTGGAATTGGACCTTTCACAAGTGGAGCCCTGTATCTCCGGACCAAAGAG ACCTCATGATCGTGTGACCTTGAAGGATATGAAAGCTGACTGGCATGCCTGTCTTGATAACAAAGTTGGGTTCAAG GGATTTGCTATACCAAAAGAGGTACAAGACAAAGAGGTGAAGTTTTCATTCCATGGGCAGCCAGCAGAGCTTAAGCATGGTAGTGTTGTCATTGCTGCCATAACCAGTTGCACCAATACATCAAACCCAAGTGTTATGCTTGGGGCTGCTCTTGTTGCAAAAAAGGCCTGTGATCTTGGTCTACGG GTCAAGCCATGGGTAAAAACAAGTCTTGCACCGGGTTCCGGAGTTGTTACAAAATATTTGCTCCAGAG TGGATTGCAAAAGTATCTAAATGAACAGGGTTTCAATATTGTTGGATATGGATGCACAACATGCATTGGAAATTCTGGGGACTTAGATGAATCTGTTGCATCTGCCATAACCGAAAATG ACATAGTAGCAGCTGCTGTGCTTTCTGGAAACAGGAACTTTGAAGGCCGGGTACATCCATTGACAAGAGCTAATTACCTTGCCTCACCACCTTTAGTGGTTGCTTATGCCCTTGCTGGCACG GTTGACATCGATTTCGATAAGGAGCCAATTGGAACAGGCAAGGACGGGAAGAGCGTCTATTTTAGGGACATCTGGCCATCTTCAGAAGAGATTGCCCAG GTTGTGCAATCCAGTGTGTTGCCAGAAATGTTCAGAAGCACTTATGAGTCTATTACTAAAGGCAACCCCATGTGGAATCAGCTATCAGTTCCAGAAACTAAACTTTATTCATGGGACCCTAACTCAACCTATATTCATGAGCCCCCATACTTCAAGGGCATGACCATGGATCCTCCTGGTGCTCATGGAGTGAAGGATGCCTACTGTCTGTTAAACTTTGGTGACAGTATTACAACAGATCACATCTCCCCAGCAGGAAGCATCCACAAGGACAGTCCTGCTGCAAAGTACCTTCTTGAACGCGGAGTGGATCGCAAGGACTTCAATTCCTATGGAAGTCGTCGTGGCAATGATGAAGTGATGGCAAGAGGAACTTTTGCCAATATTCGCCTTGTCAATAAGCTATTGAATGGAGAAGTGGGTCCTAAAACAGTTCACGTTCCTTCCGGAGAGAAACTCTCCGTCTTCGATGCTGCAATG AAATACAAGTCTGCTGGGCAGGACACCATTGTTTTGGCTGGTGCTGAGTATGGAAGTGGAAGCTCCCGGGATTGGGCTGCCAAGGGCCCAATGTTGTTG GGTGTTAAAGCAGTGATTTCTAAAAGTTTTGAGAGAATCCATCGCAGTAATTTGGTTGGTATGGGTATTATTCCACTTTGTTTCAAAGCTGGCGAGGATGCAGATACACTAGGATTGACTGGTCATGAACGTTATACCATTGACCTTCCTAGCAACATCAGTGAGATAAAGCCCGGCCAAGATGTGACTGTCACTACAGACAGTGGAAAGTCTTTCGTATGCACAGTGCGCTTTGATACTGAG GTGGAATTGGCTTACTTCAACCACGGAGGTATCCTTCCCTATGTGATAAGGAACCTGAGCAAGCAGTAA